From the genome of Enoplosus armatus isolate fEnoArm2 chromosome 21, fEnoArm2.hap1, whole genome shotgun sequence, one region includes:
- the nup58 gene encoding nucleoporin p58/p45 isoform X1: protein MSGFNFGSGTLGSANTGGGFTFGAVTSAPVANTGGFSIGTALGTAAATPASTTSTTTSLGLGGSLFGQKPTGGFSFNTPASNAAAPTAGLTLGAPAATAVSTGFSLAFNKPTASATPFSLTTTATTSSSAPAGAGLTFGSVLTSTAPQQPLAMGFSLGLGGTTTTTAASAGPSLGGSLFSSTVPTGLGQTTLGGGGGLTLGSLLAASTAASAAPAPSIGLGGVDFSTSSESKSDASSGANAQDSKALKDENLPPVICQDVENFQKFVKDQKQVQEDISRMSSKAISKVQDDIKSLKQLLSVSASGLQRQALAIDKLKLETAQELKNADIALRTQKTPPGLQHENTAPSDYFRSLIEQFEVQLQQYRQQIEELENHLTTQSSGSHITPQDLTMAMQKLYQTFVAQAAQLQSVHENVKILKHQYLSYRRAFLEDSTDVFESKRASNRKWQSAARVTTGPAPFSSVPNAAAVAMAATLTQQQQPTPGTQAPLGAGFGNPFASAVGTSLGSSTLGGFGGGPGFGGVGTGGSSFAFSSTSKPTGGSLSAGFGSSSSSGFNFSNPGINPSAGLTFGVSNQPAAGFGTAVPLLQLKKPPAGNKRGKR from the exons ATGTCTGGCTTTAACTTTGGATCGGGGACTCTTGGTTCCGCCAACACTGGTGGGGGATTCACATTTGGGGCCGTTACCAG TGCACCTGTGGCCAATACTGGTGGTTTCTCTATCGGGACTGCTCTGGGTACAGCAGCCGCAACCCCTGcctccaccaccagcaccaccacgTCTCTCGGCCTAGGAGGCAGTCTCTTTGGTCAGAAACCTACTGGAGGATTCTCTTTCAACACACCTGCCTCAA ACGCTGCTGCACCCACTGCAGGCCTTACATTAG GTGCCCCAGCCGCTACAGCTGTGTCCACCGGCTTCAGCTTGGCCTTCAACAAGCCCACCGCCTCAGCAACACCCTTCTCCCTCACCACCACCGCTACCACCTCCTCATCAGCCCCTGCAGGGGCAGGTTTAACATTTGGCTCTGTCCTGACATCCACAGCTCCACAGCAGCCTTTAGCTATGGGCTTCTCCCTTGGCCTTGGTGGCACGACAACCACCACAGCCGCCTCAGCAGGCCCGTCACTGGGCGGTAGTCTCTTCTCCAGCACTGTGCCTACAG GTTTGGGTCAGACCACTcttggaggaggaggcgggttAACATTGGGTTCTTTGTTAGCTGCCTCCACAGCAGCATCAGCGGCCCCTGCCCCCAGTATTGGCCTGGGTGGAGTCGACTTCAGCACTTCTTCTGAGAGTAAGAGCGACGCATCATCTGGAGCCAATGCACA ggACAGTAAAGCTTTAAAGGATGAGAACCTGCCCCCAGTCATTTGTCAGGATGTCGAGAATTTCCA aaaatttGTGAAAGACCAGAAACAAGTTCAGGAGGACATCAGCAGGATGTCATCTAAGGCCATTTCTAAAGTCCAAGATGACATCAAGAGCCTCAAACAGCTTCTCTCTGTCAGTGCCAGTGGTCTGCAACGCCAGGCTCTGGCCATCGACAAGCTAAAGCTGGAGACGGCGCAG GAGCTGAAAAATGCTGACATAGCACTACGTACACAAAAGACTCCCCCTGGACTTCAGCATGAGAACACTGCTCCGTCAGA TTATTTCCGTAGCCTGATAGAGCAGTTTGAGGTGCAGTTGCAACAGTACCGGCAGCAGATAGAAGAGCTCGAGAACCACCTCACAACGCAGAGCAGTGGCTCCCACATCACTCCTCAGG ACCTGACCATGGCCATGCAGAAGTTGTACCAGACATTTGTTGCGCAGGCTGCCCAGCTCCAGTCTGTCCATGAGAATGTCAAG ATCTTAAAGCACCAGTACCTTTCCTACCGCCGGGCCTTTCTGGAAGACTCCACGGATGTATTTGAGTCCAAACGGGCATCTAACAGGAAGTGGCAGAGTGCAGCGCGAGTCACGACTGGGCCTGCCCCATTTTCCAGTGTTCCCAATGCTGCAGCGGTTGCCATGGCAGCCACGTTGACCCAGCAACAGCAGCCAACTCCAG GGACCCAGGCACCCTTGGGGGCAGGGTTCGGAAACCCCTTTGCCTCGGCAGTGGGCACTAGCTTGGGCTCTTCTACCCTTGGAG GTTTTGGTGGTGGGCCAGGATTTGGTGGGGTGGGGACTGGGGGGTCTTCTTTTGCCTTCTCCTCCACCAGTAAGCCCACAGGAGGCAGTCTGAGTGCAG GTTttggtagcagcagcagctcaggctTTAACTTCAGTAACCCTGGCATCAACCCCTCGGCTGGCCTGACCTTTGGTGTGTCTAACCAACCTGCTGCAGGCTTTGGCACAGCAGTGCCCCTTCTCCAGCTCAAGAAACCCCCTGCTGGTAATAAAAGGGGCAAGAGATAG
- the ropn1l gene encoding ropporin-1-like protein → MPLPDTMYCAQQINIPPQLPDILKNFTKAAIRTQPTDLLLWSAEYFSALSKGECLPVKDRLEMNVATQKTDTGLTPGLMKTLHKQLSPRQTCSKEELQKKWKGLCLPMDQLETLLSLGSFGSDIHWMDFFALGCSALGGTLMSSLKFACEILTEDEEGGAARIPFNTFVKLYTYLARLDGDMPQDHINTFLSSLQAQVNKQNGMIQVSNFYISRK, encoded by the exons ATGCCTCTTCCAGACACAATGTACTGTGCCCAGCAAATCAACATCCCTCCCCAGCTGCCAGACATCCTCAAAAACTTCACCAAGGCAGCCATCCGTACACAGCCCACGGATTTGCTGCTGTGGTCTGCGGA ATATTTCAGTGCGCTGTCTAAAGGAGAGTGTCTGCCTGTCAAGGACAGGCTGGAGATGAATGTTGCCACCCAGAAGACAGACACTGGCCTGACTCCAGGTCTAATGAAGACTCTCCATAAACAG CTGTCCCCTCGGCAAACTTGCAGcaaggaggagctgcagaagaagTGGAAGGGTCTGTGTCTACCCATGGACCAGCTCGAGACCCTGCTGTCGCTGGGCAGCTTTGGCTCAGACATCCATTGGATGGACTTTTTCGCCCTGGGCTGCAGTGCTCTGGGAGGG ACCCTCATGAGTTCTCTGAAGTTTGCCTGCGAGATCCTgacagaggatgaggagggcgGTGCAGCGAGGATCCCGTTCAACACCTTTGTCAAACTCTACACCTATCTGGCTCGCCTGGATGGGGACATGCCACAGGACCACATCAACACCTTCCTCAGCAGCCTGCAGGCACAAGT CAACAAGCAGAACGGCATGATTCAGGTTTCCAACTTCTACATCAGCAGGAAGTGA
- the nup58 gene encoding nucleoporin p58/p45 isoform X2, giving the protein MSGFNFGSGTLGSANTGGGFTFGAVTSAPVANTGGFSIGTALGTAAATPASTTSTTTSLGLGGSLFGQKPTGGFSFNTPASNAAAPTAGLTLGAPAATAVSTGFSLAFNKPTASATPFSLTTTATTSSSAPAGAGLTFGSVLTSTAPQQPLAMGFSLGLGGTTTTTAASAGPSLGGSLFSSTVPTGLGQTTLGGGGGLTLGSLLAASTAASAAPAPSIGLGGVDFSTSSESKSDASSGANAQDSKALKDENLPPVICQDVENFQKFVKDQKQVQEDISRMSSKAISKVQDDIKSLKQLLSVSASGLQRQALAIDKLKLETAQELKNADIALRTQKTPPGLQHENTAPSDYFRSLIEQFEVQLQQYRQQIEELENHLTTQSSGSHITPQDLTMAMQKLYQTFVAQAAQLQSVHENVKILKHQYLSYRRAFLEDSTDVFESKRASNRKWQSAARVTTGPAPFSSVPNAAAVAMAATLTQQQQPTPGFGSSSSSGFNFSNPGINPSAGLTFGVSNQPAAGFGTAVPLLQLKKPPAGNKRGKR; this is encoded by the exons ATGTCTGGCTTTAACTTTGGATCGGGGACTCTTGGTTCCGCCAACACTGGTGGGGGATTCACATTTGGGGCCGTTACCAG TGCACCTGTGGCCAATACTGGTGGTTTCTCTATCGGGACTGCTCTGGGTACAGCAGCCGCAACCCCTGcctccaccaccagcaccaccacgTCTCTCGGCCTAGGAGGCAGTCTCTTTGGTCAGAAACCTACTGGAGGATTCTCTTTCAACACACCTGCCTCAA ACGCTGCTGCACCCACTGCAGGCCTTACATTAG GTGCCCCAGCCGCTACAGCTGTGTCCACCGGCTTCAGCTTGGCCTTCAACAAGCCCACCGCCTCAGCAACACCCTTCTCCCTCACCACCACCGCTACCACCTCCTCATCAGCCCCTGCAGGGGCAGGTTTAACATTTGGCTCTGTCCTGACATCCACAGCTCCACAGCAGCCTTTAGCTATGGGCTTCTCCCTTGGCCTTGGTGGCACGACAACCACCACAGCCGCCTCAGCAGGCCCGTCACTGGGCGGTAGTCTCTTCTCCAGCACTGTGCCTACAG GTTTGGGTCAGACCACTcttggaggaggaggcgggttAACATTGGGTTCTTTGTTAGCTGCCTCCACAGCAGCATCAGCGGCCCCTGCCCCCAGTATTGGCCTGGGTGGAGTCGACTTCAGCACTTCTTCTGAGAGTAAGAGCGACGCATCATCTGGAGCCAATGCACA ggACAGTAAAGCTTTAAAGGATGAGAACCTGCCCCCAGTCATTTGTCAGGATGTCGAGAATTTCCA aaaatttGTGAAAGACCAGAAACAAGTTCAGGAGGACATCAGCAGGATGTCATCTAAGGCCATTTCTAAAGTCCAAGATGACATCAAGAGCCTCAAACAGCTTCTCTCTGTCAGTGCCAGTGGTCTGCAACGCCAGGCTCTGGCCATCGACAAGCTAAAGCTGGAGACGGCGCAG GAGCTGAAAAATGCTGACATAGCACTACGTACACAAAAGACTCCCCCTGGACTTCAGCATGAGAACACTGCTCCGTCAGA TTATTTCCGTAGCCTGATAGAGCAGTTTGAGGTGCAGTTGCAACAGTACCGGCAGCAGATAGAAGAGCTCGAGAACCACCTCACAACGCAGAGCAGTGGCTCCCACATCACTCCTCAGG ACCTGACCATGGCCATGCAGAAGTTGTACCAGACATTTGTTGCGCAGGCTGCCCAGCTCCAGTCTGTCCATGAGAATGTCAAG ATCTTAAAGCACCAGTACCTTTCCTACCGCCGGGCCTTTCTGGAAGACTCCACGGATGTATTTGAGTCCAAACGGGCATCTAACAGGAAGTGGCAGAGTGCAGCGCGAGTCACGACTGGGCCTGCCCCATTTTCCAGTGTTCCCAATGCTGCAGCGGTTGCCATGGCAGCCACGTTGACCCAGCAACAGCAGCCAACTCCAG GTTttggtagcagcagcagctcaggctTTAACTTCAGTAACCCTGGCATCAACCCCTCGGCTGGCCTGACCTTTGGTGTGTCTAACCAACCTGCTGCAGGCTTTGGCACAGCAGTGCCCCTTCTCCAGCTCAAGAAACCCCCTGCTGGTAATAAAAGGGGCAAGAGATAG
- the mtmr6 gene encoding myotubularin-related protein 6, which translates to MEHIRTPKVEQVRLLDRFSNKSTNGTLYLTATHLIFVESSSNNSTSAGQEIWILHHHIASVEKLSLTTTGCPLVIQCRNFRLVHFVVQRERDCHDIYSSLLRLLRPVSYEELYAFSYNPKQNDQQREEGWQLIDLGAEFERMGVPCDQWQLTNVNRDYKVCETYPRDLYVPITASKPIIVGSSKFRSKGRFPVLTYFYQEKKAAVCRCSQPLSGFSARCLEDESMLQAISKANHNSRFVYVMDTRPKLNALANRAAGKGYENEDNYSNIRFQFVGIENIHVMRSSLQKLLEVIGTRSLSMSDYLVGLESSGWLRHIKAVVDAAIFLAKAVTVEGASVLVHCSDGWDRTAQVCSLGSLLMDPYYRTIKGFMVLIEKDWISFGHKFADRCDQLDGDPKEVSPIFTQFLECVWQLTEQFPQAFEFSEWFLLQIHEHVHSCQYGNFLGNNQRQREDLQLRERTHSLWAFLMSEKQNYLNPFYSPAYSEAHPVLTPSTLPYNFKFWRNMYHQFDRSMHPRQSILKTILTLRENSRKAESTLQALESRLHQLGVTPITTSDLPAPPPTRDHRSNPLPPRPDSLILGAPISHKEVQRQEEEDEQEEVGEEATESTDTERTVEGSTESRKQSYGELEGTYNSELAKEEPAVVSLEFGVARMTC; encoded by the exons ATGGAGCATATCCGAACGCCAAAG gTGGAGCAGGTGCGACTGTTGGATCGCTTTAGCAACAAATCCACAAATGGCACACTGTACCTCACAGCCACACATCTCATCTTTGTGGAGAGCAGCTCTAACAACTCAACATCTGCCGGGCAGGAGATCTGG ATTTTGCATCACCATATAGCGTCTGTGGAGAAGCTCTCCCTGACCACCACAGGGTGCCCTCTGGTCATCCAGTGTCGCAACTTCAGGCTGGTTCATTTTGTggtacagagagaaagagattgcCACGACATTTACAGCTCGCTACTACGTCTTCTACGGCCCG TATCCTATGAGGAGCTATATGCGTTCTCCTACAACCCCAAACAGAACGACcaacaaagagaggagggatggcAGCTCATCGACCTGGGGGCGGAGTTTGAGAGGATGGGCGTCCCCTGCGACCAATGGCAGCTCACCAACGTCAACAGAGACTACAAG GTGTGTGAGACGTATCCACGGGACCTGTATGTTCCCATCACAGCCAGTAAGCCTATCATTGTGGGGAGCTCCAAGTTCAGAAGCAAAGGACGTTTTCCTGTACTCACATACTTCTACCAAGAAAAGAAG GCGGCGGTGTGTCGATGCAGTCAGCCTCTCTCTGGGTTCAGTGCTCGGTGCTTAGAGGATGAGAGCATGCTGCAGGCCATCAGCAAGGCCAATCACAACAGCCGATTCGTCTACGTCATGGATACTAGGCCAAAG TTGAATGCGCTAGCTAATCGAGCAGCAGGTAAAGGCTATGAGAACGAGGACAACTACTCCAACATCCGCTTCCAGTTTGTTGGCATTGAAAACATCCACGTAATGCGGAGCAGCCTGCAGAAATTGCTAGAAG tgatTGGGACTCGGTCTCTTTCCATGAGTGACTACCTGGTTGGCCTGGAGAGCAGTGGCTGGCTGCGGCACATCAAAGCTGTTGTAGACGCAGCTATCTTTCTTGCCAAG GCAGTGACAGTGGAAGGAGCCAGTGTGTTGGTTCATTGTTCAGACGGATGGGACAGAACAGCCCAGGTCTGCTCGCTGGGGTCACTGCTTATGGATCCTTACTACCGCACCATCAAGGGCTTCATG GTACTGATAGAGAAAGACTGGATCTCCTTTGGCCACAAGTTTGCCGACAG GTGTGACCAGTTGGACGGGGATCCAAAGGAGGTGTCTCCTATCTTCACTCAGTTCCTGGAGTGTGTCTGGCAGCTGACAGAGCAGTTCCCGCag GCATTTGAGTTCAGCGAGTGGTTCCTGCTGCAGATTCATGAACATGTCCACTCCTGTCAATATGGAAACTTCCTTGGCAAcaatcagagacagagagaggacttGCA GCTAAGAGAGAGGACTCACTCACTGTGGGCGTTTCTAATGAGTGAGAAACAGAACTACTTGAATCCGTTCTACAGCCCTGCGTACTCTGAAGCGCACCCTGTGCTAACGCCGTCCACTCTGCCCTACAATTTCAA gTTCTGGAGGAACATGTACCACCAGTTCGATCGCTCCATGCACCCACGTCAGTCCATCCTCAAAACCATCCTGACTCTGAGAGAGAACAGCCGCAAGGCAGAGAGCACACTGCAGGCACTGGAGAGT cGGCTCCACCAGCTTGGCGTGACCCCCATtacgacctctgacctccctgcaCCTCCTCCCACCCGAGATCACCGTTCCAACCCCCTCCCGCCGCGTCCCGATTCCCTCATTCTGGGGGCGCCCATCAGTCACAAAGAAGTGCAgcgacaggaggaggaggatgagcaggaggaggtgggtgaGGAGGCCACAGAGAGCACTGACACGGAGCGGACAGTAGAGGGCAGCACCGAGAGCAGGAAGCAGAGCTACGGAGAGCTGGAAGGGACATACAACAGCGAGTTGGCCAAAGAAGAGCCAGCTGTTGTCAGTCTGGAGTTTGGAGTGGCACGCATGACCTGCTGA